TGGAGAGATGTCTACGCTTTCACAGCGGCTAAATAAAAGTACATGGCTATTGACTGGGCTTGCATTATTTAGTTTGTTTATGTCGATGGGGATTAGCTCAATTTATATAAGAAAAAGAATTAGCTCTAGGCTTGTTGATTTATCAAGTAATATGCATCACATTGCTGATGGACATTTGGATGTAGAAATCAATACCAGTGGCCAAGATGAAATTTCAGTTATGGCACAAAGCTTATTGGTGTTCAGGAATGCAAGTGCCTTATTAAGAGAACAATCAGCAGAGTTAGTCGTGTCTAGAGATCAGGCTCAGGAGGCTTTACAAGTTAAAGGTGATTTTTTGGCTAATATGAGCCATGAAATAAGAACGCCTTTAACGGCAATTTTGGGCTATACCCATTTGCTTTTTGATACACCCTTAGCAAATAAGCAACGCGATTATTTGGTCAAGGTGCAATCCTCGGCTAATTTATTGCTTGGGGTAATTAATGATATTTTAGATATTTCAAAAATTGAAGCGGGCAAGTTGGAGTTAGAAGAGTCGCCCTTTGATTTGTTTATTTTGTTGGAAAACTTGGCGGGAATTGGTGCTATTCAAGCCGAAAAAAAGAAATTAGCTCTGATTTATAGCGTGGATGTTAATTCCCCACAATGGTTGATTGGTGATTCTTTACGCCTTGGGCAGATTTTACTAAATTTAATTAATAATGCAATTAAATTTACTGAATCGGGAGAAGTTGAGTTGGCGGTGTCTTGTTACAATAAAGGTGATCAGCAATTTGAGTTTAACTTTAGTATTCATGATACGGGGATTGGAATTAGCTCTGAGGCATTAAACCGTTTGTTTCAACCTTTTACTCAGGCAGATTCCTCTACCACTCGGCGTTTCGGCGGCTCTGGCCTAGGCTTAGCGATTAGTCAGCAGTTGGCGCATATTATGGGCGGGGAGATTAGTGTTGAGAGTAGCCTTGGAAGAGGGTCTTGTTTTAATTTTTCACTTTGTTTAAAACAAAGTCATCAAGCAGCAATGCAAATACCGCAGTATATAGGCCGTCGAGTTTTATTGGCTGAAGCGCACACGGCAACACGAATTCAGTTGTGCTTGTATTTAGAGAAAATGGGGCTGCAAGTTAAGACGGTTTGTACTGCCGTTGAAGTAGTGCAGGAACTAGAAAGGGCACAGCAGCAACCCTATGATGTATTGATTATTGACGCTTATATATTAGAGGATACAAATGTAGAGGCTGTGCAAAAAATATGGGATATCCGCTCAAAAATTGCCGCTGTCTTTCTTACCTCGGTATTAAGCCATGATGAAATAATGAGCCGCTGGGGGCCACAATCTCGTGTTTATTCTTTAAGTAAACCTATTATTGCGCATTCACTATATGCAACAATAGATTCTAGCTTGAAATTAAATAACACTGCAATTTCAAATATGTTATTTCCCCCTAAAGCCGAGCCATTACGAGGCATGCGTATTTTATTAGCAGAAGACACCCTCTTATTAAGTGAAATGAGCTCGGCTTTATTAACTTCCTTAGGCGCAGTAGTAGATACGGTTGAAAATGGGCGTGAGGTGGTTGATCTTATTTTGCAGCAACATAAAAAATACGATGCCATTTTAATGGATGTGCAAATGCCGGAAATGGACGGCATGGAGGCAACGCGTATTATTCGGATGAAATTAAGTGCCAGCGATTTACCCATTATTGCCTTAACCGCGCATGCAATGGATGCAGAACGTCGTCGCTGCTTAGAAGTGGGGATGAATGATCATTTGGCAAAACCCATTAACCCTCAGCATTTGTTGAAAGTATTATTGCGTTGGATAGGAAGTAATGTGAGCGCTTCAAGCGTGTTATTTGTTACTGATAATGCCCCCGAGAGACTGCCCGAGTTGGCAGGTTTGGGGTTGGATAAGGCTTTGGAGCGTTTAGGTAGCTTGGCTTTATTAAAGCGTATGTTACCTAGACTGCGAGATCAATACGCCGATGCGGCCCCTAGAATTCAAGCTTTGATTACGAATGGGGAGCTATTTGAGGCAGAGCGCTTGGCTCACTCCCTTAAAGGGGTGGCTGGCACATTAGAAGCTGTTGTCATTTATCAGATTGCCCAGAAGTTAGAAGACCAGTTACACCTTGGGCGTACAGAACTAGAGATCTTGCTGGCAGAGTTACACGCAGCCTTAGCCGTGGTGGTGGCAAGTATTGATACTTGGCTGGGCGTGAAAGGTTCGGCAGAGCCACTGCTTGAAGAGCCGAACTGCGCTGAAGAGATTACCTTGCAGCGGGTAAATGAGCTAGATGAGCTGCTTAGGCTCAGAAGTTTGCGAGCTCGTAAGTGCTTTTTAGAGCTACAAACTAGCTTGCGTAAACTCAATAAAAGTAAGGCGCTGATGATGGCACAAGCTTTAGATCAGTTGGATTTTCAAACGGCAAGAAACGCATTGCAATCCTTTGATATTAAAAGTGATTTTGGCTAAATAATTTAAGTTTATAAGCGCAGATATCGCGCTCTAAAGGTTTCCGACCAAGTTTGAGGTCGTTTAATGCATTGGAGCTTGTCTTGATTCACCAGCCTATTCTTCTTGTTGTCGTTGAATAGCCAGCTATTCGCCTCAAAAACCCGCGAAATCTGTCTCAAACCGGTCTTTCCCTCGCTACGATCGCGTAAGTCCGACAGGCTGCTAGCAGCGGCCAATATGGGATTGATGAACCAGTTTAGGTCGATTTAAGCAAAGACAATACTTGCTGTGGAGAGGCGTTTGCTTGAGCCTGCGCTGCGGTATTTGCCTGTGCGCGGATTTGTTGTTGCGCGAGGTTTGCAGTGCTGGCTGCGTAATCTGTGTCGGCAATCCGGCTTTTTGCTGCCGAAAGGTTTTCTGCCCGGTTTTGCAAATTGGCGGCGCTTGCCGTTAGCCGATTACTAACTGCGCCATAATCAGATCTTGCACTAGAAACCGAGGCTAAATCACTATCCAACCTAGATAGCGCCTGACCAGCAGATGCTGCACTGGATAAATTGATTTGCCCTGAGCTGCTATTAAGTTGAGTAAGGTCTGGTCTTGAAATAGATAGCTGATCCCCCGCATTAGCCCCTGCCTGAAAATTCAAATTCCCTTGGCCTTGCAGCAAAGGCTGCCCATTAAAACTACTGTTTTTTACGATATCGCTATTAGATAAAGCCAGTTGA
This genomic interval from Iodobacter fluviatilis contains the following:
- a CDS encoding response regulator, which encodes MPTLKRLFMQSIALRLRLAFGVVAATTLLASGAALWAFHSVDNTYSVVSQQSFPAAIASARLEASSLEFSSALASLANAQNVPARDSALSRVHLALSELPKQINALALSRTKDTEALTVLLQQLSKNVAPTDELVIQQLLLSERKNIILQNTGDAQQRFLQAIDPILLAKNADLLSATRRASIAAGASVHSLIDTEFSELHSLQQARADAFRLAALVGEQGETGFSKRGISLLAGIQAHLLHADPYAQAAGKDLAASLYHPLQDVRREVARSVANFDAILVPLISQTTLKMISRSDQITLDSTNAVVVLVAEQVASLSAVQHFRGDVVLLASLIAQAANAQSVIQLEEIKRTFAQATTKAKQTLIEIKYSGELKKLQRELYSLIFLANGEDGVFSISLKKIKLDSELQQLVLRNKTATQSLINQALTTEYRLKNELDGEMSTLSQRLNKSTWLLTGLALFSLFMSMGISSIYIRKRISSRLVDLSSNMHHIADGHLDVEINTSGQDEISVMAQSLLVFRNASALLREQSAELVVSRDQAQEALQVKGDFLANMSHEIRTPLTAILGYTHLLFDTPLANKQRDYLVKVQSSANLLLGVINDILDISKIEAGKLELEESPFDLFILLENLAGIGAIQAEKKKLALIYSVDVNSPQWLIGDSLRLGQILLNLINNAIKFTESGEVELAVSCYNKGDQQFEFNFSIHDTGIGISSEALNRLFQPFTQADSSTTRRFGGSGLGLAISQQLAHIMGGEISVESSLGRGSCFNFSLCLKQSHQAAMQIPQYIGRRVLLAEAHTATRIQLCLYLEKMGLQVKTVCTAVEVVQELERAQQQPYDVLIIDAYILEDTNVEAVQKIWDIRSKIAAVFLTSVLSHDEIMSRWGPQSRVYSLSKPIIAHSLYATIDSSLKLNNTAISNMLFPPKAEPLRGMRILLAEDTLLLSEMSSALLTSLGAVVDTVENGREVVDLILQQHKKYDAILMDVQMPEMDGMEATRIIRMKLSASDLPIIALTAHAMDAERRRCLEVGMNDHLAKPINPQHLLKVLLRWIGSNVSASSVLFVTDNAPERLPELAGLGLDKALERLGSLALLKRMLPRLRDQYADAAPRIQALITNGELFEAERLAHSLKGVAGTLEAVVIYQIAQKLEDQLHLGRTELEILLAELHAALAVVVASIDTWLGVKGSAEPLLEEPNCAEEITLQRVNELDELLRLRSLRARKCFLELQTSLRKLNKSKALMMAQALDQLDFQTARNALQSFDIKSDFG
- a CDS encoding flagellin N-terminal helical domain-containing protein, whose translation is MAIGITTNLPSLNAQNSLSGTQKALGNTLSELSSGQRSSTTNPASTILIEQFAAQIAGSNQARSNLNDGISLTQVADGALESLQDNTQRIRELSVAAGNDTLSSQDRSAIQEEANQLALSNSDIVKNSSFNGQPLLQGQGNLNFQAGANAGDQLSISRPDLTQLNSSSGQINLSSAASAGQALSRLDSDLASVSSARSDYGAVSNRLTASAANLQNRAENLSAAKSRIADTDYAASTANLAQQQIRAQANTAAQAQANASPQQVLSLLKST